The following are from one region of the Nocardioides marmotae genome:
- a CDS encoding HAD family hydrolase has translation MSAPAPGTDGWQPKVVALDIDGTLLKWVEGGGSTHEEIAPAVYDAVRRVREAGGHVVLASGRSPHGMTTIADLLDLHPGVHVDDDPLWVVASNGAVVFRYPPLEVVHEETFDAGEAVKAVLERHPKALVAVEERGVGYRVTSHFPEGELSGDMIVTDLEDLVAGPVSRVIIRDPEATADEFVALAAELGLHGTNYIVGWTAWLDIAPIGVSKASGLERVCAELGCTAADVLAIGDGRNDIEMLEWAGRGVAMGQAIEVVRAAADAVTATVGEDGAAQEIARWFPA, from the coding sequence GTGAGCGCACCGGCCCCGGGCACCGACGGCTGGCAGCCGAAGGTCGTCGCGCTCGACATCGACGGGACCCTGCTGAAGTGGGTCGAGGGCGGCGGGAGCACCCACGAGGAGATCGCGCCCGCCGTGTACGACGCCGTGCGCCGCGTCCGCGAGGCCGGCGGCCACGTGGTGCTCGCCTCGGGTCGCTCCCCGCACGGCATGACGACCATCGCCGACCTGCTCGACCTCCACCCGGGCGTGCACGTCGACGACGACCCGCTGTGGGTCGTCGCCTCGAACGGCGCGGTGGTCTTCCGCTACCCGCCGTTGGAGGTCGTCCACGAGGAGACCTTCGACGCCGGGGAGGCCGTCAAGGCCGTCCTCGAGCGGCACCCGAAGGCGCTGGTGGCCGTCGAGGAGCGCGGCGTGGGCTACCGCGTCACCTCGCACTTCCCCGAGGGCGAGCTGTCCGGCGACATGATCGTCACCGACCTCGAGGACCTCGTCGCCGGCCCGGTCAGCCGCGTGATCATCCGCGACCCCGAGGCGACCGCCGACGAGTTCGTCGCCCTCGCCGCGGAGCTCGGGCTGCACGGCACCAACTACATCGTCGGCTGGACCGCCTGGCTCGACATCGCTCCCATCGGCGTCTCCAAGGCCTCCGGCCTCGAGCGGGTCTGCGCCGAGCTGGGCTGCACCGCCGCCGACGTCCTGGCGATCGGCGACGGCCGCAACGACATCGAGATGCTGGAGTGGGCCGGCCGCGGGGTGGCGATGGGGCAGGCCATCGAGGTCGTCCGCGCGGCCGCCGACGCGGTGACCGCCACGGTCGGCGAGGACGGCGCGGCGCAGGAGATCGCGCGCTGGTTCCCCGCGTGA
- a CDS encoding bacterial proteasome activator family protein, whose product MTGPAEEPQQHVVVVGPDGQPLGSVPVSALQEQVGGAPEPAGEEDEEQRSVTELVEQPAKVMRIGGMIRQLLDEVKAAPLDEASRNRLKDIHAASIKELEAGLAPELVEELSRLALPFTEDATPSEGELRIAQAQLVGWLEGLFHGIQTAIYAQQVAARAQFEQIRRSLPPGAVPGAAGAMPTMGQQPRQDPGGAAAPGESGGMYL is encoded by the coding sequence ATGACCGGTCCTGCGGAGGAGCCCCAGCAGCACGTCGTCGTCGTCGGCCCCGACGGCCAGCCCCTGGGGTCCGTGCCCGTCTCGGCCCTCCAGGAGCAGGTGGGCGGCGCTCCCGAGCCTGCCGGTGAGGAGGACGAGGAGCAGCGCTCGGTCACCGAGCTGGTCGAGCAGCCGGCGAAGGTGATGCGGATCGGCGGGATGATCCGCCAGCTCCTCGACGAGGTGAAGGCCGCGCCCCTCGACGAGGCCAGCCGCAACCGGCTCAAGGACATCCACGCCGCCTCCATCAAGGAGCTCGAGGCCGGGCTCGCGCCCGAGCTGGTCGAGGAGCTGAGCCGGCTCGCGCTCCCCTTCACCGAGGACGCCACGCCGTCGGAGGGCGAGCTCCGGATCGCCCAGGCGCAGCTCGTCGGGTGGCTCGAGGGCCTCTTCCACGGGATCCAGACCGCGATCTACGCCCAGCAGGTCGCCGCCCGCGCGCAGTTCGAGCAGATCCGCCGCTCGCTCCCGCCCGGCGCCGTGCCCGGCGCCGCCGGCGCCATGCCCACGATGGGCCAGCAGCCGCGGCAGGACCCGGGCGGCGCGGCCGCGCCCGGCGAGTCCGGAGGCATGTACCTCTGA
- a CDS encoding HAD family hydrolase, which translates to MRRPRLVATDLDGTLVRSDGTVSDYTAEVLAKVEALGVPVVFVTGRPLRWAEEVFEHVGEHGLAIVSNGALVWDVARSSVHLERPIPPGVALEVCRDLRAAVPGTSYAVEDLDGIGLEPHFMERYPMPLGSRRGPVEDLLARPPLKLLVRHEELGAQDFWDRAEEVNAGRLTFTWSSSTTLLEVSGPGVTKASTLELLCTDLGVGAEDVIAFGDMPNDLPMLSWAGTAYAMADAHPTVTATASHVAPGHDEDGVARVLAGVFDL; encoded by the coding sequence GTGAGGCGCCCCCGCCTGGTCGCCACCGACCTCGACGGCACCCTGGTCCGCTCCGACGGCACCGTGTCGGACTACACCGCCGAGGTGCTCGCGAAGGTCGAGGCGCTCGGCGTCCCGGTCGTCTTCGTCACCGGCCGCCCGCTGCGGTGGGCCGAGGAGGTCTTCGAGCACGTCGGGGAGCACGGCCTGGCGATCGTCTCCAACGGCGCCCTGGTCTGGGACGTCGCCCGCAGCAGCGTCCACCTCGAGCGACCCATCCCGCCGGGCGTCGCGCTCGAGGTCTGCCGCGACCTGCGCGCGGCCGTGCCCGGCACGTCGTACGCCGTGGAGGACCTGGACGGGATCGGCCTGGAGCCGCACTTCATGGAGCGCTACCCGATGCCGCTCGGTTCGCGCCGCGGCCCGGTCGAGGACCTGCTCGCCCGGCCGCCGCTGAAGCTGCTGGTTCGCCACGAGGAGCTCGGGGCCCAGGACTTCTGGGACCGCGCCGAGGAGGTCAACGCCGGGCGGCTCACCTTCACCTGGTCCTCCTCGACCACGCTGCTGGAGGTCAGCGGACCCGGTGTCACCAAGGCCTCGACCCTCGAGCTGCTCTGCACCGACCTCGGCGTCGGCGCCGAGGACGTCATCGCCTTCGGCGACATGCCCAACGACCTGCCGATGCTGTCCTGGGCCGGGACGGCGTACGCCATGGCCGACGCGCACCCCACCGTGACCGCCACCGCCTCGCACGTCGCGCCCGGCCACGACGAGGACGGCGTCGCGCGGGTCCTGGCTGGTGTCTTCGACCTCTGA
- the serS gene encoding serine--tRNA ligase, translating to MIDPRILRDDPDRVRAAQAKRGLSDEVVDRALSADAARRAAIGTFESRRAEQKQLGKQVAKAQGEEKADLLARTKALAAEVKQAEAAQAAAEEEWQAALMSLPNLAAPEAPEGGEDDFVVLEEIGTPRDFVAEGFEPRDHIELGRMLGAIDLERGAKVSGSRFYFLTGVGAQLELALVNLAMEQAREAGFTQVVAPSLVRPRAMEGTGFLGQAADDVYRIEGEDLYLVGTSEVPMAAYHSDEILDGASLPLRYAAFSPCFRKEAGSHGKDTKGIIRVHWFDKVEMFVYSTLEESYAEHQRLLGWEKEFLDKLELAYRVIDVATGDLGLSAIRKFDCEAWIPTQGRYRELTSTSNCTEFQSRRLDIRVRQDGEVKPAATLNGTLTAIPRTIVAILETHQQADGSVRVPKALQPYMGGREVLEPVAP from the coding sequence ATGATCGACCCCCGCATCCTCCGCGACGACCCCGACCGCGTGCGCGCCGCCCAGGCCAAGCGCGGGCTGTCCGACGAGGTGGTCGACCGCGCGCTCTCCGCCGACGCCGCCCGCCGCGCCGCGATCGGCACCTTCGAGTCCCGCCGCGCCGAGCAGAAGCAGCTCGGCAAGCAGGTCGCCAAGGCCCAGGGCGAGGAGAAGGCCGACCTGCTGGCTCGCACCAAGGCGCTGGCCGCCGAGGTCAAGCAGGCCGAGGCCGCCCAGGCCGCTGCCGAGGAGGAGTGGCAGGCGGCGCTGATGTCGCTGCCGAACCTCGCCGCGCCGGAGGCCCCCGAGGGCGGCGAGGACGACTTCGTGGTCCTCGAGGAGATCGGCACGCCCCGGGACTTCGTCGCGGAGGGCTTCGAGCCGCGCGACCACATCGAGCTCGGCCGGATGCTCGGCGCGATCGACCTCGAGCGGGGCGCCAAGGTGTCCGGCTCGCGCTTCTACTTCCTCACCGGCGTCGGCGCGCAGCTGGAGCTGGCGCTGGTCAACCTCGCGATGGAGCAGGCCCGCGAGGCCGGCTTCACCCAGGTCGTCGCGCCCTCGCTGGTGCGCCCGCGGGCCATGGAGGGCACCGGCTTCCTCGGCCAGGCCGCCGACGACGTCTACCGGATCGAGGGCGAGGACCTCTACCTGGTCGGCACCTCGGAGGTGCCGATGGCGGCGTACCACTCCGACGAGATCCTCGACGGCGCGTCGCTGCCCCTGCGGTACGCCGCGTTCAGCCCCTGCTTCCGCAAGGAGGCCGGCTCGCACGGCAAGGACACCAAGGGGATCATCCGCGTCCACTGGTTCGACAAGGTCGAGATGTTCGTCTACTCGACCCTCGAGGAGTCCTACGCCGAGCACCAGCGGCTGCTCGGGTGGGAGAAGGAGTTCCTCGACAAGCTCGAGCTGGCCTACCGCGTCATCGACGTGGCGACCGGCGACCTCGGGCTCTCCGCGATCCGCAAGTTCGACTGCGAGGCCTGGATCCCCACGCAGGGCCGGTACCGCGAGCTCACCTCGACCTCGAACTGCACCGAGTTCCAGTCGCGCCGCCTCGACATCCGGGTCCGCCAGGACGGCGAGGTGAAGCCGGCCGCGACGCTCAACGGCACGCTGACCGCCATCCCGCGCACAATCGTGGCGATCCTCGAGACCCACCAGCAGGCCGACGGGTCGGTGCGCGTCCCGAAGGCGCTGCAGCCGTACATGGGCGGCCGCGAGGTGCTCGAGCCGGTGGCCCCGTGA
- a CDS encoding diacylglycerol kinase family protein: MLDRPRVAPLTWAAAFFVLLALLGIGVVQGWGPLAAFDERGDPAQQWAVDVDWLSGPLRWIEVAFSTIGMTILTIVVAAAMFSKKHVRAAAYVVAVMVATSLATTGIKLWTARDRPEWQLGEALLSTKSFPSGHASSVAAFGGVLVVLVAMLVRRSSARRPAYVGIVVLVVVVCLDRVLLGRHFPSDVIGGVLLGAGMVLLGLAVLNPLPRSIAGRSEPLPEVFESQHRLAVVVNPIKVEDLDDFRATVTAMARDAGWSEPRWHYTTVEDPGGGMAEQAAVEGSDLVLVCGGDGTVREVCAELAGTGIPVGIIPAGTGNLLARNLGIPLYLRSAIDIGLNGQDRAIDLVRVEGDGVEPDTHFMVMAGMGFDAAIMEGVNEELKKKVGWVAYVVSGLKSLMFPAVKVEISVDGGEFTKHRARTVVVGNVGFLQAGMPLLPDAAIDDGQLDVVILHPGNFFAWVPLAWRVMLKRPHTDELVDRKTGASVVVRAEKDTPRQLDGDSIGPGRELSMECIHGRLLVRVPR; encoded by the coding sequence GTGCTGGACCGCCCCCGCGTCGCCCCCCTGACCTGGGCCGCCGCCTTCTTCGTGCTCCTGGCGCTGCTCGGCATCGGGGTCGTGCAGGGCTGGGGCCCGCTCGCCGCCTTCGACGAGCGCGGCGACCCCGCCCAGCAGTGGGCGGTCGACGTCGACTGGCTGTCCGGCCCGCTGCGCTGGATCGAGGTCGCGTTCTCGACGATCGGGATGACGATCCTGACGATCGTGGTCGCGGCGGCGATGTTCTCCAAGAAGCACGTCCGCGCGGCGGCGTACGTCGTGGCCGTCATGGTCGCCACGTCGTTGGCGACCACCGGGATCAAGCTGTGGACCGCCCGGGACCGGCCGGAGTGGCAGCTGGGCGAGGCGCTGCTGAGCACCAAGTCCTTCCCCTCCGGCCACGCGTCCTCGGTGGCGGCCTTCGGCGGCGTGCTCGTCGTGCTGGTCGCGATGCTGGTGCGCCGCTCGAGCGCCCGCCGGCCGGCGTACGTCGGCATCGTGGTGCTGGTCGTCGTGGTCTGCCTGGACCGGGTGCTGCTGGGCCGGCACTTCCCCTCCGACGTGATCGGCGGGGTGCTGCTCGGCGCCGGCATGGTGCTGCTCGGGCTCGCGGTGCTCAACCCGCTGCCGCGCAGCATCGCGGGCCGCTCCGAGCCGCTGCCCGAGGTCTTCGAGTCCCAGCACCGGCTCGCGGTCGTGGTCAACCCGATCAAGGTCGAGGACCTCGACGACTTCCGCGCCACGGTCACCGCGATGGCCCGCGACGCCGGCTGGTCCGAGCCGCGGTGGCACTACACGACCGTCGAGGACCCCGGCGGCGGGATGGCCGAGCAGGCCGCGGTCGAGGGGTCCGACCTGGTCCTCGTCTGCGGCGGCGACGGCACGGTGCGCGAGGTGTGCGCCGAGCTCGCCGGCACCGGCATCCCCGTCGGCATCATCCCGGCCGGCACCGGCAACCTGCTGGCCCGCAACCTCGGCATCCCGCTCTACCTCCGCTCGGCCATCGACATCGGGCTCAACGGGCAGGACCGTGCGATCGACCTGGTGCGCGTCGAGGGCGACGGCGTGGAGCCGGACACCCACTTCATGGTGATGGCCGGCATGGGCTTCGACGCCGCGATCATGGAGGGCGTCAACGAGGAGCTGAAGAAGAAGGTCGGCTGGGTCGCCTACGTCGTCTCCGGGCTGAAGTCGCTGATGTTCCCGGCCGTGAAGGTGGAGATCTCCGTCGACGGCGGCGAGTTCACCAAGCACCGCGCCCGCACCGTGGTGGTCGGCAACGTCGGGTTCCTCCAGGCCGGCATGCCGCTGCTGCCCGACGCCGCCATCGACGACGGCCAGCTCGACGTGGTGATCCTGCACCCGGGCAACTTCTTCGCCTGGGTCCCGCTCGCCTGGCGGGTCATGCTCAAGCGGCCGCACACCGACGAGCTCGTCGACCGCAAGACCGGCGCCTCGGTCGTGGTGCGCGCCGAGAAGGACACCCCGCGCCAGCTCGACGGCGACTCCATCGGCCCCGGCCGCGAGCTGAGCATGGAGTGCATCCACGGACGCCTGCTCGTGCGCGTCCCCCGCTGA
- a CDS encoding DUF6457 domain-containing protein gives MDLHDWIDELSDVLGVEEEMDEALVLDLARVVAHAVQRPAAPITAYLLGYAAGAAGADPAGVERLAARAQRLAEAWDRPAGAPDPDVPAPDDVAVDHRGDGAD, from the coding sequence GTGGACCTGCACGACTGGATCGACGAGCTCAGCGACGTCCTCGGGGTCGAGGAGGAGATGGACGAGGCGCTCGTGCTCGACCTCGCCCGCGTCGTCGCCCACGCGGTCCAGCGGCCCGCGGCGCCGATCACCGCCTACCTCCTGGGGTACGCCGCCGGGGCGGCCGGCGCGGACCCGGCCGGCGTCGAGCGGCTCGCCGCGCGGGCGCAGCGGCTCGCGGAGGCCTGGGACCGGCCGGCCGGCGCGCCGGACCCCGACGTACCGGCCCCGGACGACGTCGCGGTCGACCACCGCGGGGACGGCGCGGACTGA
- a CDS encoding GNAT family N-acetyltransferase, with amino-acid sequence MTLPAMLSTERLRLPLWTADDVAAFRAGERRPGWHADYPRRDDLDATTIWRDGDPWGPRHVVRGVTALGSIGFFGPPEPAADGVPEVEVGYGLVPEARGYGFATEALQGLLAEADRHGVRVRASVEPTNAASIRVLAKCGFTELRGANEEGELVMARPLPT; translated from the coding sequence GTGACCCTCCCCGCGATGCTCAGCACCGAGCGGCTGCGCCTGCCGCTGTGGACGGCCGACGACGTCGCGGCCTTCCGCGCCGGCGAGCGCCGTCCGGGCTGGCACGCGGACTACCCCCGCCGCGACGACCTCGACGCGACCACGATCTGGCGCGACGGCGACCCGTGGGGCCCGCGGCACGTGGTGCGCGGCGTCACCGCGCTCGGTTCGATCGGGTTCTTCGGCCCGCCCGAGCCGGCGGCCGACGGCGTGCCCGAGGTCGAGGTGGGCTACGGGCTGGTCCCCGAGGCCCGCGGCTACGGGTTCGCCACCGAGGCGCTCCAGGGGCTGCTCGCCGAGGCCGACCGGCACGGGGTGCGGGTCCGCGCCAGCGTCGAGCCCACCAACGCCGCGAGCATCCGGGTGCTCGCGAAGTGCGGCTTCACCGAGCTGCGGGGCGCGAACGAGGAGGGCGAGCTCGTCATGGCCCGCCCGTTGCCGACGTGA
- a CDS encoding biotin/lipoyl-binding carrier protein, with product MPREQVSEIVAEMVANVMSVVVEPGTAVAPGDTVVLLESMKMEIPVVVEHAGTVRAVKVAAGDVVQEGDVLVEVLL from the coding sequence ATGCCCCGGGAGCAGGTCAGCGAGATCGTCGCCGAGATGGTCGCCAACGTGATGTCGGTGGTCGTGGAGCCGGGCACGGCGGTCGCCCCCGGCGACACCGTGGTGCTGCTGGAGTCGATGAAGATGGAGATCCCCGTCGTCGTCGAGCACGCCGGCACGGTCCGCGCGGTCAAGGTCGCGGCCGGCGACGTCGTCCAGGAGGGCGACGTGCTCGTCGAGGTCCTCCTCTAG
- a CDS encoding carbon-nitrogen hydrolase family protein: protein MRSPLRVSLVQEAAGLDPAENRARLDALVPGDTDLVVLPEAFARDFGEAGSDVGPYAEPVDGPFGTEVARVARERGTTVVAGMFETGPDPARPYNTLLVRGGAQAAYRKVHLYDSFGYRESDRLTAGEVEPVVLDVAGTRVGLMTCYDLRFPELARLLVDRGSEVLVVPAAWVAGERKVDHWRTLVRARAIENTVFVLACGQPAPRYSGHSLVVDPLGDVLAEAGEGAGVLSAELRPEALEQARRTNPSLANRRL, encoded by the coding sequence GTGCGCTCCCCGCTGCGTGTGTCCCTCGTCCAGGAGGCCGCCGGCCTCGACCCCGCCGAGAACCGGGCCCGGCTCGACGCGCTCGTGCCCGGCGACACCGACCTGGTCGTGCTGCCCGAGGCGTTCGCCCGGGACTTCGGCGAGGCCGGCTCCGACGTGGGTCCGTACGCCGAGCCGGTCGACGGCCCGTTCGGCACCGAGGTCGCCCGGGTCGCCCGCGAGCGCGGCACGACCGTCGTCGCGGGGATGTTCGAGACCGGCCCCGACCCGGCCCGCCCCTACAACACCCTCCTCGTCCGCGGCGGTGCCCAGGCGGCGTACCGGAAGGTGCACCTCTACGACTCCTTCGGCTACCGCGAGTCCGACCGGCTCACCGCCGGCGAGGTGGAGCCGGTGGTCCTCGACGTCGCCGGCACCCGCGTGGGCCTGATGACCTGCTACGACCTGCGCTTCCCCGAGCTGGCCCGCCTGCTCGTCGACCGGGGCTCGGAGGTGCTCGTGGTGCCGGCCGCCTGGGTCGCGGGGGAGCGGAAGGTCGACCACTGGCGCACCCTGGTGCGCGCCCGCGCCATCGAGAACACCGTGTTCGTCCTCGCCTGCGGGCAGCCCGCCCCGCGCTACAGCGGCCACTCGCTGGTCGTCGACCCGCTGGGCGACGTGCTCGCCGAGGCCGGCGAGGGCGCGGGGGTGCTGAGCGCCGAGCTGCGCCCCGAGGCGCTCGAGCAGGCCCGCCGGACCAACCCCTCCCTGGCCAACCGACGTCTGTAA
- a CDS encoding NAD(P)H-quinone oxidoreductase, with protein sequence MRAVIADGAGGPEVLSVQEVPDVEPGPGEVAIAVAATAVNRADLLQRQGFYPPPKGASDVIGLECSGTVAALGEGVEGWAVGDEVCALLAGGGYASRVVVPAGQVMPVPDGIDLVTAAAVPEVACTVWSNLFMVAGLRPGENLLVHGGAGGIGTFAIQLAAATGARVMTTSGTAEKLAYCRELGADVTINYRDEDFVEAVRAATDGAGADVVLDNMGAKYLGRNVDVLAPEGRLVIIGMQGGTKGELDIAKLLGKRGAVIATSLRGRPVEGKSAICASVVEHVWPLLAEASVRPVVHGTMPLEDVVRAHELMESGEHTGKIVLTL encoded by the coding sequence ATGCGAGCCGTGATCGCCGACGGGGCCGGTGGGCCGGAGGTCCTCAGCGTGCAGGAGGTGCCGGACGTCGAGCCGGGGCCCGGGGAGGTGGCGATCGCCGTCGCGGCGACAGCGGTCAACCGGGCCGACCTGCTTCAGCGGCAGGGCTTCTACCCGCCTCCGAAGGGCGCCTCGGACGTCATCGGCCTGGAGTGCAGCGGCACGGTCGCGGCCCTCGGCGAGGGCGTCGAGGGCTGGGCGGTCGGCGACGAGGTGTGCGCGCTGCTCGCCGGCGGCGGCTACGCCTCGCGGGTCGTCGTGCCCGCCGGGCAGGTGATGCCGGTGCCGGACGGGATCGACCTGGTCACCGCCGCGGCCGTGCCGGAGGTCGCCTGCACCGTCTGGTCCAACCTGTTCATGGTCGCCGGGCTGCGCCCCGGGGAGAACCTGCTCGTGCACGGCGGCGCCGGCGGCATCGGGACCTTCGCGATCCAGCTCGCCGCGGCGACCGGCGCGCGGGTGATGACCACCAGCGGGACGGCCGAGAAGCTGGCGTACTGCCGCGAGCTGGGCGCGGACGTGACGATCAACTACCGCGACGAGGACTTCGTCGAGGCGGTGCGGGCCGCGACCGACGGGGCCGGCGCCGACGTGGTGCTCGACAACATGGGCGCGAAGTACCTCGGCCGCAACGTCGACGTCCTCGCCCCCGAGGGCCGGCTGGTCATCATCGGCATGCAGGGCGGGACCAAGGGCGAGCTCGACATCGCCAAGCTCCTCGGCAAGCGCGGCGCGGTCATCGCCACCTCGCTGCGCGGCCGACCGGTCGAGGGCAAGAGCGCGATCTGCGCCTCGGTCGTCGAGCACGTCTGGCCGCTGCTCGCCGAGGCGTCGGTGCGCCCGGTCGTGCACGGCACGATGCCGCTCGAGGACGTCGTGCGCGCGCACGAGCTGATGGAGTCCGGCGAGCACACCGGCAAGATCGTGCTGACCCTCTGA
- the mobA gene encoding molybdenum cofactor guanylyltransferase codes for MLESFCAVVLAGGRAARLGGADKASVEVAGRTLLAHALDAVVDAAEVVVVGDPVPTERPVTFVRESPRYGGPVAALLTGRDALLRSTPTLAVLAVDMPHVTPWTLRRLHEAAAGRDGAALVGPDGRRQLALVLDLARLDAVRPDHEDQHGAALHRLLAPLDLAAVPAEGREHRDVDSWADLRDL; via the coding sequence GTGCTCGAGAGCTTCTGCGCGGTGGTCCTGGCCGGCGGCCGCGCGGCCCGTCTCGGCGGGGCCGACAAGGCCTCGGTGGAGGTCGCCGGGCGGACCCTGCTCGCCCACGCGCTCGACGCGGTCGTCGACGCCGCTGAGGTGGTGGTCGTGGGCGACCCGGTGCCGACCGAGCGGCCGGTGACGTTCGTCCGGGAGAGCCCGCGGTACGGCGGCCCCGTCGCCGCGCTGCTCACCGGCCGCGACGCGCTGCTGCGGAGCACGCCGACGCTGGCGGTGCTGGCCGTCGACATGCCGCACGTGACGCCCTGGACGCTGCGCCGGCTCCACGAGGCCGCCGCCGGCCGCGACGGGGCCGCGCTGGTCGGGCCCGACGGCCGCCGGCAGCTCGCGCTCGTGCTCGACCTGGCCCGGCTCGACGCGGTGCGGCCCGACCACGAGGACCAGCACGGCGCCGCGCTGCACCGGCTCCTCGCGCCGCTCGACCTGGCGGCCGTGCCCGCCGAGGGGCGCGAGCACCGCGACGTGGACAGCTGGGCCGACCTGCGCGACCTCTGA